A region of the Procambarus clarkii isolate CNS0578487 chromosome 29, FALCON_Pclarkii_2.0, whole genome shotgun sequence genome:
ggggagaggaaggaggggaaaaTAACTGGTAAGGAAGGGAAAAAAAGGAGAATGAATGCGACTGACAGGGATAAGAACGAGAGGTTTGAGTTACCGAGCACTTAGTGGttaattttaagtttattttacGATTCGTTTGGTGGGTCTTGATGGGTCTTGGTGGGTCTTGATGGgtcttggtgggtcttggtgggtcttgatgggtcttggtgggtcttggtgggtcttggtggatcTTGGTGGGTCTTGATGGGTCTTGGTGGatcttggtgggtcttggtggggtcttggtgggtcttggtgggtcttggtgggtcttggtgggtcttggtggatcTTGGTGGGTCTTGATGGGTCTTGGTGGATCTTGGTGGGTCTTGATGGGatcttggtgggtcttggtgggtcttGGCGGGTCTTGATGGGTCTAGGTGGGTCTTGATGGGTCTTGGTGGGTCTTGATGGGTCTTGATGGgtcttggtgggtcttggtggggtcttggtgggtcttggtgggtcttgatgggtcttggtgggtcttggtgggtcttgatgggtcttggtgggtcttggtgggtcttggtgggtcttGATGGACTGGTGGGAACACGGAACGTCCTCGTGATGAGCCAAATGCTCGTTTATCCAACAGCCGAActacatatttttttttgttattgtgAAAATCGTTGTAtacgcgactcacaactgatgaggtTCGAACATTACTCGAGATGTGCTTCACTGACGCCCGGGTTTCTCCCGCCAACAACAtggccgtctctctctctctctctctctctctctctctctctctctctctctctctctcacacactggcATAACCAACACGTTACTTATCAACCACAATTGATAAGTAACATTACTcttacctctgctcttcactaagGTTACACGCCGCTATATAACCTCCGTAATTACGGTTTACACCGGTTTACCAGTTTACTCTCGCCGAGTTTTAAGATTTATTACAGTTCACAAAACCAAAATAAGTTTTCGTAAAATCTTTAAATCATGCAGCACAATTTTAATAAAGAAATTACTAATTCACAAATCTATACGTTCGTGTAACAAACTGGTGGACATGGGCGTTCGTGTAAGATATTCGTCTTTGCTCTAAAGCTTAAAAAAGAAAGAAAGTTTAGTTTACATTTAAGTTCGAGATGCGTATTAATCTATTAGTAAGCCGTGAAGATGGAGTATAGTGAGGGAGATGAGAGCGCCTGGAGGTGGCTTGGGGGGCCGTCTGGAGATGGTAATCAGCTgcgccttgcaaccattcaatctgTGCCGAATGCATGCGGTTGATTGGTTAAGGAATCCTAATAGAGTCTATCCAATCCGAGGCCTCGCCGGTTGTGGTGGGATGGGTGGGAATCTGCAccagctaaggagagcagcaaaaaacaccgtccaccatataatcagacaatccaggagctccatgaactcctgaacacacaaccactaaacatcagactgcggtACCAAGCCacaagggtgtggaacaccatcgaaatgtttgaAGACCCAATGTTAGACTACTCCAAGAtgacccgctcccacagctggtggcccaagagcctcgatccaCTCAGTGAAAACCCAGCTCCACAAtgcataattcctagatgaaatacTGATCAGAAATCCCTCCCACTCGtatcgtaatatatatatatatatatatatatatatatatatatatatatatatatatatatatatatatatatatatatatatttatatatatatatatatatatatatatatatttatatatatatatatatatatatatatatatatatatatatatgtcgtacctagtagccagaactcacttctcagcctactattcaaggcccgatttgcctaataagccaagtttttctgaattaatatatttactataatttttttcttatgaaatgataaagctacccttttcactatgtatgaggtcaattttttttattggagttaaaattaacgtaaatatatgaccgaacctaaccaaccctacctaacctaacctaacctatatatataggtaaggttaggttaggtagccaaaaaaagctaggttaggttaggtaggttaggtcgacgaaaaaacattaattcatgaaaacttggcttattaggcaaatcgggccttgcatagtaggctgagaagtgagttctggctactaggtacgacatatattatatatatatatatatatatatatatatatatatatatatatatatatatatatatgtatatatgtatatatatatatatatatatatatatatatatatatatatatatgtcgtacctagtagccagaactcacttctatgcctactatgcatggcccgatttgcctaataagccaagttttcatgaattaattgtttttggtctacctaacctacctaacctaacctaacctaactttttcggctacctaacctaacctaacctataaagataggttaggttaggttaggtagggttggttaggttcggtcatatatctacgttaattttaactccaataaaaaaaaattgacctcatacataatgaaatgggtagcttaatcatttcataagaaagaaattagaaaaaatatattaattcaggaaaacttggcttattaggcaaatcgggccttgattagtaggccaaaaagtgagttctggctactaggtacgacatatatatatatatatatatatatatatatatatatatatatatatatatatatatatatatatataccacaagcacaattaggtgagtacatgcgcttacacaaacacacacacacatacagttgagaggcgcgaccgaagagccagagctcaacccccgcaagcacaaataggtgagtacacagtgtgtgtgtgtgtagcccccagcatggagcccgtaccttgtcaagcacaagacgaagctggaaaaagttcagaggtatgccactagactagtcccagaacttaagagacatgaattacgaggaaaggctgcgtgagatgcacctcatgacactggaagacagaagagtaaggggagacataatcactacctacaagattctcagaggaattgacagggtagataaggataaactttttaacacgggtggtacgcgaacaaggggatgcaggtggagactgagtacccaaatgagccacagggacgttagaaagaactttttcagtgtcagagtagttaacaagtggaatgcattaggcagtgatgtggtggaggctgactccatacacaatttcaaatgtagatatgacagagtccagtaggctcaggaatctgtacgtatgttcattgacggttgagaggcgggaccaaagaaccagagctcaacccccgcaatcacaactaggtgaccacacacacacacacacgcacagcctCCAATATAAAAGcgccctggtagcctggtggattgcgcgcaggactcgtaattctgtggcccgggttcgattcccgcaccagacagaaacaaatgggcaaagtttcattcaccatgaatgcccctgttacctagctgtaaataggtaccttggagttagtcagctgacacgggctgcttcctggtgtgtgtgtgtgtgtggtgtggagaaaaaataaataaatagtagttgtagtagaaaacagttgattgacagttgagagaggcgggccaaaagtgcagagctcaaaccccgcaagcacaactaggtgaatacatgcacacacacacacacacacgcacacacacacacacacgcacacacacacacacgcacacacacacacacacacacacacacacacacatatacacacacacatacacacacacacacacacacacttcatatATGTTTAAATTTTCGGACCAAACAAAGAGAAGAGACCACTTTGGGCAATATAAAAATATTTACAGACCGAAACAGTAAGAATCCCATTTTCTTCCCGTCACCGTAAGTCCAGGGCCCACTAGCGTAACTTAACTTCCAAAATTATTTGGATACGGGCTCGCGCTAGAGTGGAAGGTTTGGGAAGGCGTTAATCCCTTTGAGTCGAGGATTTAGTGTTGGATTTTCTTTAATACTGTGTGATATAGCGGCGATTAGTACGATTGAGGCGCGTTGCTTCCAAGTGTTCTCGTGTTATGTTgtttctgtctttgtctctctctctctctctctctctctctctctctctctctctctctctctctctctctctctctctctctctctctctctctctctctctctagcaatGAGGAACCCAAAAGCTTGAGTCCCACCTCATATAAATTAAACAGATTTAAAACCAACAGAGTAATCAAGAAACCAAAGCTTGATTCCCCTTCATTTAAATTAAAGAGGGGCTTAAAACCTGCTTAGCTGTAAGGGAAAACCCCTCGTAGCCtgattcccctctccccccccattaTGGCCTTTATCACCGGATGAAATAAGAACCAATGTTCCCTGACGCCTGTCGTTATGAATCTCAGGACAATAAAGGTATATGGTACCACCAATGGGCCTTCTGGGATTACCGCGGGCCTCTCGGGACGGCCTATCCCAGGGTCATCTTCTTATCGTCTTGACCCAGACacttgaaaatatattttaataataCAATTATAATATAGACATTTTAgtttaacatatacaaatatcattatatatatatatatatatatatatatatatatatatatatatatatatatatatatatatatatatatatatatatatcgtcaatatagagtcaactaacacaacacttgtaccccttaatagactgttttacaggaacttctttttgacggctcataaaacggaggaaagtgtcctgaaagttaTTATTAACAAGAACGttacccctacagacaaaaatcagaaaatacaattgacaatttactacaaaaaaacagaaaaacggccaacctactcatgaaaaactccccagacaccaagcagaacgccttgaaggaaaccaacgtcgtctatgccttcacatgcccacttggggactgtaagccccaaagaactcagtatataggcaagacaacaacgtctctttctaggcgattaacaaggcacaaacaacagaggtccatcaaggaacatataatctcttctcacaaccagaccatcaccagagaaatcgtaacaagcaacacagaaatcatcgatagatacagcgatagcaggagactcgacatcagcgaggcactacacatcacacATAAGTGTGTATGTTATGTTCTGCTTACCAACCATAGCCGTTTAATACGATGTTACACATTAAATcctcttaaaatatatatatatatatatatatatatatatatatatatatatatatatatatatatatatatatatatatatatatatatatatatatatatatatatatatatatattgggactacacgtgcgtatataaaccctggctaacacctacattgacctcagtgttgcacaaccaggtggcgctgccactcacagggaatcaggcaaatcccgtaagtacagataactggatcaccactataattttgtccccacttcttctgagacactcggcgcctggggtaagagtgcaACCAGttgtttgaaggaactgggttctaggctaattgaaatAAGAAGATacgctagagctgccagcttccttttccagcgcctcagcgtggcgatacagaggggaaatgcacgcTGCATTCAGGATTCCTGCCTGCCATTTGAGGAGCTGAAGGAACTCGAtaacttatgataatcatcttcGTACCCTATATGTAAATATTTTTTGatacaaagtttaaataaaataaaataaaataaatatatatatgtgtatatacaaaagaatgagggtgataggagaagaaaatattaaagtgttcagtgaggatccacaaggtcttccctGAGTGCTCTTGATTTTCTTTTCCGAGGCTATGTGTCccaacatttgcaccagaggtggtacctttaTTCTGATtgccttgtgtattatacatgttAAGTGTGTATGCCTGAAAGTATAACAGTATGCTAATTATATGACTTTTTGTTTGCAGGTAATGAATCTTCCAGGTGAAGCCAAGCTTTGAACTACCCTAGCGGGGAGGTCGGGAGCAGGTCAGTATAGCAGGTCAGTATAGCAGGTCAGTATAGCAGGTCAGTATAGCAGGTCAGTATACACATTCTTGTTTCCTCTAGCACCACTTGTTGACCtctgagggttattaaggtcaccatacaacaccatatACTCAACCTGTCGCTTTTCGTTCGTATGCATTACATTAGGGcaaaaaaattgtcgtactagaaaaatggaagcggctggcgaaagtgacgtactgtcccgttttctgttgttggggtcctctggtaggttaggaaaggACACTTTACatagaccgttttcttgacgttgggaaaccttaggaggggaCGAGCTGCTCACTAACCCGCAAGTTCGACGTTGATctaaaggcctgtcaacctctggagagtatgttgtttaagatttgctacttggaacaaaacgttccatgcagcacgggctatggtgagcccgtagactttTCCTGGAGAGTATATTACGACCACCGTATTCGCTAATATACTTTAGCAAGTATACTtaagtcctgaacatagtccaggatcAAAGTCAACTCAGTGTACTTACACCGAGAAGCGCAAAAACCAGAAATTAACGTTATGGCAAAttaaatcctttttttttttccttattaATTTTGTCTATAATTATCTCTGTATAATCTTTTGTATTGCCTGTTAACTTGTCTGAATTACTTCCTCCGACTTCAGTGTAGCATGCTCCGTTTTCTTTAAAGCTTTCTACGTTTTTAGTATAGCACATCCCATTTTCTTTATAACGTAATGCATTAGAGAATAGCATGCTCCGTTTTCTTTATAACTTCTCCCGAATTAGTTTAACATGCTCAGTTTTCTGAATNNNNNNNNNNNNNNNNNNNNNNNNNNNNNNNNNNNNNNNNNNNNNNNNNNNNNNNNNNNNNNNNNNNNNNNNNNNNNNNNNNNNNNNNNNNNNNNNNNNNNNNNNNNNNNNNNNNNNNNNNNNNNNNNNNNNNNNNNNNNNNNNNNNNNNNNNNNNNNNNNNNNNNNNNNNNNNNNNNNNNNNNNNNNNNNNNNNNNNNNNNNNNNNNNNNNNNNNNNNNNNNNNNNNNNNNNNNNNNNNNNNNNNNNNNNNNNNNNNNNNNNNNNNNNNNNNNNNNNNNNNNNNNNNNNNNNNNNNNNNNNNNNNNNNNNNNNNNNNNNNNNNNNNNNNNNNNNNNNNNNNNNNNNNNNNNNNNNNNNNNNNNNNNNNNNNNNNNNNNNNNNNNNNNNNNNNNNNNNNNNNNNNNNNNNNNNNNNNNNNNNNNNNNNNNNNNNNNNNNNNNNNNNNNNNNNNNNNNNNNNNNNNNNNNNNNNNNNNNNNNNNNNNNNNNNNNNNNNNNNccccccccccaaccacccagCCACATACCCGCAACATACCAGGAATCTTTACCCCGCATATTAGCGCACATATCTCAGTTTCGTGCACAATTTCTCATCCTTCCTCGGCCGCCAAAATTCTTGCTTCGTTACGCCATAACATCCCTCGTTAATTGTGCAGTTAATGGCCCCCCCTCCTTACCTTGCTGAGTTTTCTCGATATACGCCAAAAAATGGTCTGTTCTCGTTACTCTCGCTCCCATTTTTCCCTTccgcttcctctctttctctcccgctAGCTAATCCTCTTAGTTTCCTCATCTTTCATTACCCTCTCTCTTTCGTCCTCGAATAGATTTttgcccttctctctctcttacccctctctttcccccctccctaTTCTATCATCGCCCCATTCTCTAGCACCGTCGGATAAGCTGTGGGTTGGATACGTTTGGAATTGCAAATTGCAAATTGGTGCGGATATTAAAAGTTGCAAATCATTTAAGAAGATAATATGTTGATACTAACTGATTTTAGGAGATCTCtcgtaccctctctctctctctctctctctctctctctctctctctctctctctcactcttcgtTCCTCTTCCaccctttctcttccccctcaTTATAGTTCCCCATTTTCAAGATTTTACACCTCTACCTTTTCTTTCCCCTCTCTTATGCTGCCCCCATTATATTTACACATTTTCTTCATTTCCTTCCGTTTTTGTTCTATCCTTCTGAGTCTCCCATTTCACCCCCCCTCTATTCCCCCTTTCGTCTCTTAATTCTTTTTTATTCTTTCCCCATTCATTGTCCCTCTTTCATCTTTTTGATTTAACCATTTCTTATTTCCCATTTCCTTCCTACCatttttattttactatttttcatattttcccTATTTTATTCTCTTGCTTGACCTTTGTTTTTGTCTCTTATGATGAGTACGACGATTACAATGATGATAATGACAATGATGACGATTACAAATAACGAAGAGAATAATTAAGGTAATCCTTACCTTAGACATTCTGAAATTGGGAACATGGATACTAAGAAAAGTACAAAAACGTGCAAGAACGTCCTTATGTAAACAAAGAACAATCCGTACATAACATACctcatttccctcacatgaaccaTGTGAGGGAAAAATGTCATATATATGTTAAGACACACGTGAAcgaataggcacaatcagagaacactatatgaACCTCAGAGgcccatggttgttcaacaccctcccagcgagcatgagaaatattgccggaacaattgGGAGGAGAGGGTACATGTGTACTCTTAAGAGGGTACATCTTAAGATATTAAGCACATATTTTAACATCTTTCCTTCCAGGTTACGAGATCTGTTTTTGTTTGTATTTACTGAGCAGTTTACAAGCTTAGGAGTGCTACGAGGTCAACAGCCAAGCATTGTTTCTATTTTGAACGACCTTGTACTGTTTGGAAGGTCGTAAGCTTGTCAATTATTCAGTAAAGTGAGACTTAAGCCGCTATGATCGAGATAAGAGGACAAATCTCTTAAGTAGACAAGTAAGTGCTTTGTTAATCCTGGACCAGGTAAAGCTTTGCATAGCTACGCTTAAACAGTATCAGAATCATatttcttcttataatggaatgaAGTTGCGGGGGTGGCTGCCAGAGTGCCGTGTTCTGCCTACAATGACACAGTATTTGTCCATTTCAAGAGAATTTGTCCACAAATAACAATTAGGGCCTCAATAGTTCAGCTGGGAATTCCAGattgtggacggtagagcgacggtctcacttcatgcaggtcggcgttcaatccccgaccgtccaagtggttgggcactattcctttccacccgtcccatcccaaatccttatactgaCTCTTTCTAactgctatataatcgtaatggcttgcgcTTTCCCCTGATCATTCGCTTCAGCTGGGTTCGTTTTCTACTCACAATCTGGAATCCCCGGTTCGAGTCGCGAACGGGACAGAAATGGATGGGCACGTTTAACTatcacctaatgcttctgttcatcTAACGGTTATAATAGGTACTCACGAGTTAAGTCGACTTATTGTGGGGTTGTGAACCTCGatataagctatatatatatatatatatatatatatatatatatatatatatatatatatatatatatatatatatatatatatatatatatatatatacttatattttGCCACCATGCATGCAAGACTTCTAATAATATTTCTACTCCTAATACTACTATTTGTAGCACTAATATTACTGTTGTTtcggctactactactgctacagaTACTATGCTACCTACAACTACCTCTTCTACTACTTCTATTATTAATATCATAGCTGTAAAACCAGATATTATAGTCTATGCTAATGTTATACAAAGAAAACGTAGTGTTGCTCGATAATATAAGTTATTTGCATATTCTGAAAGCTAACCTAACCATCAGACTTGAGCAGTAGTGTACGTACACTGTGTATGTACATACACTACTGGCCAAGGTATTTGTAAATCTCAATGTAGAAACCTGGTATACTTTTATACCCGCAAAAAAACGACATTCAAGCTAATTACTGTAATTGAAACTATTATTAATACCATTACCACTCTTTCTAACACAAAATAGAGATAGccgaggggagagggggaacaaaTACACAAATTGGAAAAGCTAGCAAGAAAAAAATTGTCAACAAACGTTCTGAGAGAGAAAATCCAGCCAAGAAAGGCACCGAGATGGCAACTGAGCAACTCTTAAGACAGGTTCGTGAAATTGGCATTAAAacttgtgtgtgggagggaggagcTGGGCTCTATAAAAGCACCTTCCCCCGTGTGGCCGATTACCGAACTCCTTCCCAAGTTTTTCCCTTCTGATCAGCTTCTGGTCGGGAGAATTACCTTCTCATGCTCAATTGTAACACAAGTTGTGTGTCTCCCGAAGAGTTTCGTGTTTTTAGAAGGGGGTCaaaggggaaagggagggagggagggagagaaagagagagtgtttcactctcactctctgttgGCTCTTCTACCTCATCCTCTgagctcccacacacacatcaggatcCATTCCTTACAGTTTTCATTGTCTGAACTTGCTGTTCTCCCTCACAGCAGGTACGACGAGCTCGACGAAGCAACAGCTGAGGACTTGCGGTAGAAGCCCTGGCTTTATCAGGTCCAGTGTGTCACccgttgttgtagtgtccctgcctTCCCAGTCACCCGTTGTTGTGGTGTCCCTGCCTTCCCAGTCAGCCGTTGTTGTGGTGTCCTTGCCTTCCCAGTCAGCCGTTGTTGTGGTGTCCCTGCCTTCCCAGTCAGCCGTTGTTGTGGTGTCCCTGCCTTCCCAGTCACCCGTTGTTGTGGTGTCCCTGCCTTCCCAGTCactcgttgttgtggtgtcccTGCCTTCCCAGTCACCCGTTGTTGTGGTGTCCCTGCCTTCCCAGTCAGCCGTTGTTGTGGTGTCCCTGCCTTCCCAGTCAGCCGTTGTTGTGGTGTCCCTGCCTTCCCAGTCACCCGTTGTTGTGGTGTCCCTGCCTTCCCAGTCACCCGTTGTTGTGGTGTCCCTGCCTTCCCAGTCACTCTTTGTTGTGGTGTCCCTGCCTTCCCAGTCACCCGTTGTTGTGGTGTCCCTTCCTTCCCAGTCACCCGTTGTTGTGGTGTCCCTGCCTTCCCAGTCAGCCGTTGTTGTGGTGTCCCTGCCTTCCCAGtcacctgttgttgtggtgtcccTGCCTTCCCAGTCACCCGTTGTTGTGGTGTCCCTGCCTTCCCAGTCAGCCGTTGTTGTGGTGTCCCTGCCTTCCCAGtcacctgttgttgtggtgtcccTGCCTTCCCAGTCAGCCGTTGTTGTGGTGTCCCTGCCTTCCCAGtcacctgttgttgtggtgtcccTGCCTTCCCAGTCACCCGTTGTTGTGGTGTCCCTTCCTTCCCAGTCAGCCGTTGTTGTGGTGTCCCTGCCTTCCCAGTCAGCCGTTGTTGTGGTGTCCCTGCCTTCCCAGTCACCCGTTGTTGTGGTGTCCCTGCCTTCCCAGTCACCAACATTTCCCCTGACCACCAGCATCCGCACAGCTGCCAGTCTGCTGCCGCTTACCTTCCTTGCCTTCCTTGTACCTGCTCCAGCTGCTGAAGCTTCTACTACGGTACCTTCTATTACTGCTCTGACTACTATTTCTGCTGATGTCGCTATTTgttctgctgcagctgctgctgctgctgctattccgGTGTCATTCCCTTTGACGCCGGAATAGGTGTGCTTTGTGACCTTAATCAGGTCTGGTTTCTCGCATTGCCACAAGTCGTGACTGCAAAATCATCTTTCTTTCCAACCTTGCTCGAGGCACCATAATAAATTTTGGGAGGCTTTTTCCCAAAAAGTCTTGGTACTATTACATTTTCTTAAACTTATCCTGACAAACTTTCTTATTTCTTTGAAGTTTTCTCCGTTTCTCTCCTTTGTCGACTCGCAATCTTCAGCATTCTTCTTTCCTTAAATCACGGCTAATCTCATCCtttctcctcttcttcttccacctccctccctccctccctccacccagtgcgccacacgctctctctctcacgctctctctctctctctctctctctctctctctctctctctctctctctctctctctctctctctctctctctctctctctctcacaattaTACTGTTTTCT
Encoded here:
- the LOC138369557 gene encoding uncharacterized protein, translating into MRKLRGLASGREREEAEGKNGSESNENRPFFGVYRENSASPSRPTKTHQDPPRPIKTHQDPPRPIKTHQDPPRPHQDPPRPIKTHQDPPRPIKTHLDPSRPAKTHQDPPRSHQDPPRSTKTHQDPPRSTKTHQDPPRPTKTHQDPTKTHQDPPRPIKTHQDPPRPTKTHQDPSRPTKTHQDPSRPTKTHQDPPNES